The genomic window CGGGGAAGCCACCACTGGCTTCTGAAGAAGTAGCTCCTCACTCCTTCCCAATGTGCCTTTTGCCTCCTGGAGCATTTCAAGAGGAGGCTGAACAGAATTCTTCTCTATGTCTGCTATCAGCATGTCCAGCTTGTGGATCTCTTGCCTCATTCTGGTCTTGCTCTCCTCAAACTTGGCCAGGTTGTCTGTGACTTCTTGGTCCAGCCTCTGCAGGTGTCGCTTCTTTTCCTCTGACAAGAAGTGGAGCTTTTGCTCCCATTCAGACTTCACAGCCTGCTTCTGAGCCTTGAGCCCCTGCAGGGGCTGCTTCTTTGGCTTCATTAGCAGTCCAAGGTTCTTTCGGAAGGGGCTTTTCTTGTTCTCCAAATTGTCTCTTGCTTCCTGGTCTAATGTCTGCAGTtgaatctcttcttcctcccccaagaACTGCTGCATTTTCTCATATTCAGACACAAGCAAGGCTTTGAGAAGGCGGCCGTCCTTCTCCCACTGCGCCTCTCGGATTTCCTCAAATCCCAATTCCATCTGAAATCTCTTCTTCTGGGTCCTTAAACTCTTGCCTGTGGCCTCGAGCTTCTCCATGCACTGAGTGACGGCCGCATCCAGGAGCAGAACTCTGTGCTTCTGGTGCTCTGGGCTTAAAAAGCAGGGTCCGCACAAGGGTCTCTGATCCTCTTCACAGAACAAGGTGTGCTGTAGGCCATGCTTGTCACAGGTGGGCAGGTCCCCGAGGCTCTGCAATAGGGGAGCTCTCTGCATCTTGCCAGTGTTAGCCAGATCCTGCAGCCCCCTGTGGGGGACCGTGTCTTCCAAGGCAGTGGCTGTGCTGCACACCGGGCAGGCTGTTGGAGGGCAGATGTCCTTCCAGGAGCTGGCAAGACACTCTGTGCAGAAGGTGTGGCCACACTCGAGAGTCACTGGGTCCATGAAATGGCCCAAGCACAGGGGACAGGAGGCACCCACTCTGAGGCTTTCAAAGCAGATTTTGGCATCCATGTTCCTAGGTTTTCTAGTCCTTTTTTCCAGAGATAATCCACTAAGGCTAGGGAACTAGTTCTTTCCCTGAGCTCTTCTGTTTTCAGAGAGAGTCAACCCAGGATGTGCAACTAGTTCTTTCCCTGAGCTCTGGCAAGCAGGAAAATGACAGGAGTCCATCTAGTGGGCTCTTTTATAGGCCTTCCCTCTTAGCCCCTCCCCTCATCTATCATCAAGGTGTCAAC from Sminthopsis crassicaudata isolate SCR6 chromosome 3, ASM4859323v1, whole genome shotgun sequence includes these protein-coding regions:
- the LOC141562076 gene encoding putative E3 ubiquitin-protein ligase TRIML1, which codes for MDAKICFESLRVGASCPLCLGHFMDPVTLECGHTFCTECLASSWKDICPPTACPVCSTATALEDTVPHRGLQDLANTGKMQRAPLLQSLGDLPTCDKHGLQHTLFCEEDQRPLCGPCFLSPEHQKHRVLLLDAAVTQCMEKLEATGKSLRTQKKRFQMELGFEEIREAQWEKDGRLLKALLVSEYEKMQQFLGEEEEIQLQTLDQEARDNLENKKSPFRKNLGLLMKPKKQPLQGLKAQKQAVKSEWEQKLHFLSEEKKRHLQRLDQEVTDNLAKFEESKTRMRQEIHKLDMLIADIEKNSVQPPLEMLQEAKGTLGRSEELLLQKPVVASPTWTMRPVSGMAETLLTFHRRLCLDPQTANPHLALSEDLQRVEYRAVPQDVPDNPERFDSALWVLAKQKFTSGRHYWEVVVGEQREWEVGVCEERIRRKGDGGQKVLGDRLTLAAFTFGRDFHLWHSKQTVPSCKPVQKCQTGENSSVLHGLGVNTMVSPQPQEYNEIQK